The following are encoded together in the Vigna angularis cultivar LongXiaoDou No.4 chromosome 9, ASM1680809v1, whole genome shotgun sequence genome:
- the LOC128193931 gene encoding uncharacterized protein LOC128193931, which produces MRVGEVTEWRRKRKHKVRDRYLPFVPLSVSKHAAGLAGVATAQATRAHRGSLGGGSFRLCGGGDYGRRRERTSCVRRATKEERFCLDWRRLQWLAAASRVEVWTCDEDEPLPGLPVSERADGIGEAVARWLELTKQWRGRGAVAGFAQVTNTTTSSIIAMASSSEQEFAAHYRAQLNRFPRSQRYWDGKVASRVGEKLGFRFREIGVTTVQIDPSEEQSRPPHYRVMVSPLFHSIKNAGVHVSGVH; this is translated from the exons ATGCGTGTAGGTGAGGTGACGGAATGGAGACGGAAGCGCAAGCACAAAGTCCGTGACCGTTACCTGCCGTTTGTTCCGTTGTCTGTTTCGAAGCATGCAGCAGGGTTGGCTGGGGTTGCCACAGCACAAGCCAC GAGAGCCCATCGCGGCAGCCTCGGTGGCGGCAGTTTCCGCCTCTGTGGTGGCGGCGACTATGGACGGAGAAGGGAGAGAACTTCCTGCGTACGACGAGCGACGAAGGAGGAGAGATTTTGCCTCGACTGGCGACGACTCCAGTGGCTCGCGGCTGCCAGTCGGGTGGAGGTTTGGACGTGCGATGAAGacgaacccctccctgggttgcCGGTGTCGGAGAGAGCAGACGGGATCGGAGAAGCAGTGGCACGGTGGCTGGAGTTGACGAAGCAGTGGCGTGGAAGAGGCGCGGTGGCCGGTTTCGCCCAAGTCACCAACACCACCACCTCCTCCATAATAGCCATGGCCTCCTCGTCGGAGCAAGAATTCGCAGCTCACTACCGTGCACAACTCAACCGGTTCCCCAGATCCCAGCGATACTGGGACGGTAAAGTGGCCTCTCGCGTCGGGGAGAAGCTAGGGTTCCGCTTCAGAGAAATCGGTGTCACCACCGTGCAAATCGATCCTAGCGAGGAACAATCCCGTCCACCACACTACCGCGTCATGGTCTCTCCCTTGTTCCATTCCATCAAAAACGCCGGCGTCCACGTTTCTGGCGTTCACTGA